Genomic window (Vigna unguiculata cultivar IT97K-499-35 chromosome 10, ASM411807v1, whole genome shotgun sequence):
tataagtatttttgttaaaagatttaaatttcatttctcATCGTTCCCACTGTAATAGAGGAATTTTTCCGAACTTGTCGACAATATCTTGGTTGATTACTTGTTCAccataataaattcaaaaaagatagaaaaaaaaaattgaaacataagaaacaataaaaaaacatgaaaagcgAGTAATCATAAATTGGATAATTGGACATTCAATAGAGATAATCATAAATGAAAAGGAACGATGGAAAATACTCTTTTTGTTTTGTCTAATGAAGATAAATAACATCAACAAAGGAAGTATGAAAGCAAAACCAATAAACACAGCAAGACAACTTCAGGAGAAGAAcagtaatattatattagaaagGATGAAATAGGAATTAAAAgaagtggacacaaaagagagaatcctCTACGTTTGAAATGAAAAACgttaaattaacagaaaaaaaattaaatacaccAAAGCAATTGTTTTCGAGAAAATCTCCACCATTTAGTTTcagaaattcaaaatttcaatttaatgtTTTAGCCAACCATTTCAGGTAggcttaaatttttttattttgagaatataaaatttcaacttttacaaaaacaaattgacaatatatttagttattcatttgttaaaaaaaaaaaatcaatattagtGCCTCGTCCAACTACTAATGCTGATGGGTTGCCAATAATGCCTCGCCAATTATTCATtcaactataataatattaataaacaaagtttaacgaggtttattattaattaacatGAAGCCTATATAATTTTTACTGGTAACTGgattacatattattttaaaaagttaactacaaaatatactatatatatatatatatataagtagatTTAAGcctttaaattataaatctaaGATAAGCTATTAACGTAAGTTCACCCAACTCGTTATTGTTGCAATGGACCGGTTCATATAGTTCAGCAACTTCATCGGAACAGTGATCCTTTCTTTatgactttcattttttttattttttttatgtgatttagtatacatcattaattaatatatttaaaaaaaattaataattcaaagaataaatgataaaaaaaaaaagagattcaaaatataattttacttctTTCAATATGAAATTTCTTCCTGCTGCACCCCCATCACGGaaatataaacttttaagaAAAGTTGATTCGGAATAGGTGTGGATGGTATTTTCAGAAAGACATTTTCAAAATTGATGAGTGTCTTCTGAAAAATGTTTCTGGAATTGGTCTTATATGTTCCGGAAAGTAAAATCTGTAAATTTACATATTGATGGGATGTTGGAAGAAAATTGATAAGCTGCAGAAAGAAACAACAACCCTTGGAATAATTCGGAGTTTGGCCATTTTTATTCCAGTTGCACTATGATGATGGCTGTTTCTTTGTGCACCtatccctttttttttcttgtacttCATAAAACTCACAAATCCAAATTATATtctcattaaaattataattaaaaagtaaaaataatctTTAATCCAAAGAAAGGCATTTGAGGATTTGGAAATAACACCAATAATGACTCATGTTTGGTTTATACCACTGGCACCGAAGTTATCTAACTCTTGAAGAAACTATtttgataaattcaaaataattcatactcaataaaaacaaattctCTTATAAAACTAGAGACAATACAAATTCGTTCCAATAATCAACCTTTCAAGTTTATGACGAGGGAAGCTAATTACACTTTATAGATTTCATGATTTGAGTTTAGTTTTAATTGTGAAATTTGTGATTGAAATGCATGTGGATTGGGGTAATTTGCAATGAGTGTTGTGTTGCATTTGATCGGTATCTGATATGTATGATAATACCAAATTACACTAATAATGTTGTTGCATTAAGcttttatgtgttgtttgatgTTTGTGAGAACTCTATGAGGAAGTGGACTGGCCAGGActgcagaattatgcagaaAACTATTGTTCTGCATAATTATGCAAACTCGTTGGGCGAGTAAATACTTGCTGGGCAAATTATGCATCAAGGGCAACTCTGATATGGAGGTTGTTGGGCGAGTAGTTCTCACTGTACAACTTCCTAAAACAGATATGCCTTTGATTCGTACCTCGCTGGACGAGTGTGCTCGCTGGACGACCATTTGGTCGCTGGTCAAAATTGGACGCCCAACGAGAGAATGGATGTGCTGGGCCAGTGTTCCAAAATCCAAACAGAGATCAGTCAACTCATGTTTTTGCTGTGAGTgttctatatttaatttataatgatGAATGGGATGTGTTGTGTGTTTGGAAGCATGTAAAGAGACTTGTATTATAGAATTTCATGGAGAAATTCTAAGTAATGGTAAGCTAGTAGATGCAATAACATAAGGATTCTTTATGGTGATATCCTTTCTCTAATAACTACTCACACTCAAATAGAATAGAGTAGGTTATGTCGTGATGAGATGCAGGAGGTCCTAGCCATTGGATTGGATCAAGTCCTAGGTGTGAATTGGCTTACCTtgtgagtggttgggtgataaccctttGAGGCCAAACTTTGCAGAGTTTGGAAACCACCACAAGTGCACATCACCATGAGTATGATGTTGTTTGCATAGATCCAGATCATTGAGTCTAAAGTCATTGTTTATGATGCAATTGTTTAAAATGTGATACTTGACTTATTATatacattagcttacccttctgctGGTTTTGTGTTGTGTCTTTGTTGgttcttttgtgatgatcatttAAATGTGTGAGCAGAGGGAAGTGAAGGTGGCGATACTCCTTTGTTGGACAACAACGAGTCCATCTAGTAGGAGTGGTATGTTATATGAAGGAACATGTTGTTGTATTGTATTGATATACCATATATATAGAGTAAAATATAACagaatatcaagtataaaatatttagaatatctcactcctaatctaaaataataactaatttttaaaactaaaacatatatctaaaactgaaatattttctaaaaactaatttaaataaaaaagatattaagtaatattcttcAACATTACTCCTtacttaatatttgtttatttaaatttttcagatTTGATTTTCCATCTTTTGATGCttgattttctcctcttttggtgcttgtaatttttgtttttctctttcttccatggtatcacatctttcttcaatttggcatcatccttcatatttctttttatatcaacatcatcttctttttctttgtcaGGTGTGGATTTCATTGTAGTGACATTGGAccttttgtgaatattagaatgTGAACATCCATCTACTTTCTTCACTTGGACATCTACTTTCTTCCAGAGATATTTATCTTCTGATTTTGATCATTCTTTCATACTCACTTTGTTGGTAGCACATTCCTCCTTCATGAAATCCAATGcaaatcttttgtctttcatgtAGACTTTGAATACTTCTATGTTGTTAGCATTGTTTATcacacaaaatttattttcaaatgagACCATGTAACCTTTCTCTAACATTTAAGcaacacttaacaaattttggGTAATCTAAATAACATATAagacatcaaaaattaatttgatacctaaatgagttttaattgaaaGTGTTCCTATACCTTTCACAACAAGTTGTTCTCCATTCCCAATTTTTACCttggaaatatttgatttattgagCTCCTTGAAAAGTTCTCTATCATGAGTCATGTGGTTTGTGCAACCACTATCTATAATCCAATTTTTTGTAGATTCGTTGGTTGTGACACATGATGTTGTAAGAAGTAGTTCCTCCTTTGATTTATCCTCCAGAATTTGAACATCTTCTTGCGAATATTGGGATTTGCATACCTTTTCCACATGTCCCAATTGATCGCATTTGTGACATCTGACATTTGGCCTCCACCAACACTAATTGGATTAATGGCCTTTTTTCTTGCAATGGGGATAAGATGGAAAATCATGTGTGTTGTTATATTTGCTCCTTCTATTTTTCTTGAATGTGAGAGCATTCTCTtcagtataatttaaattaccttCAACCGTCTCATGATCTTTTCTCATCAATCTtcattgtttttgtatttgcaaGGCATGTATCACCTCTGTAAAGGTAATTGTAGACAAATCTTTTGTGTTTGCTAAGGAAGCAATAGATGCCTCATATCTTTCCGGCACCGTCACTAGAATTTTCTCAACGAGTCTGGAATCTGGAAACTCCTTtcccaacaattttatcttgttagcaatacccaacaatttgtttgagtaTTCTTTAATCGTCTCCGactctttcattctttgcatctcgaactcccttatcaagttcaaaactttcatgcctcGAATCTTCTCGTTCCCTTCATATTCTGCTTTCAAGTATTCCCAAATTTCTTTGGGAGACTTTAAAGTCATGATCTTGGTCATTATCATTTGTGAAACACCTGCGAACAAGCATGATTTTGCCTTTGCCTTTCTCGTTTTCTTGTCTTTATGCGCTTTTATTTGAGCCACTGTGGGATTTTCAGACAAGGGAACATCATCTTCCTCCACGACTTCCCATAGATCTAGCCCCTCTAGATATGTTTGCATCCTTACCGCCCATAGATCATAGTTTTCACCATCAAATAGTGGAATAACGACGTGTGACATATTTCCTTCCATTATATCGGCAATAAGATAAATGGTTCTTGATACCACTTGTTGGGATTTTTAggacttttgaaaatatgagagatatgagatatatgagatatatgagagatatatgtgatatgttatatgGAGGAACATGTTATTGTATTGATATACCCTATATATAGAGTAAAATATAACagaatatcaagtataaaatatttagaatatctcactcctaatctaaaataatagaaatatgaGGGATGACTGTATATGTATCTATACACCAGTTTTCTTATATACTTTCTCACTGTCCGCTTTGTAATATCATCGTATAATATTGCCTTTAATAGTTTATGATTATTAATTAGGATGTTACAATGTCGGGATTGGTCTAAGTGTTGTCTGCCCCTTTAGcatgcttaatttttttttcttgtgtaaGCTTTTATAGctacataaaaatttaaattttatttgttattaatatcttttataagattaaatatacCAAACTTTCATAAGAAATTAAGATTTGTCAtcgtttaaaatattaatacagcttaattctcaaactttaaaaataaatgaatataatttttgtaatttagttgtattatatattttttttatatcaaatgatattttagattgatatttaaattatttatgcggtttgatatatttatgttaaatatcAGCTTAAAATgtcactaaaaataattaatataattggattaaaataattatatttatttattttttaaattttgaataaaaatatattaaaatttagaagaaggaaaaatttcaatttcacatactacaaacatatttaattttttttatattatgtttcttttttttttctcccggTAACAATGAATCATAATTCTTTAAGTCTTTCTTTAGTTCGTACTTGTAcccttattttaaaattatacttgTACTTGcagttattttaaaatcaaacttttaattCTTATACTTGTACTAGAAGTTTTAGAATtctaaatacataaaatatattaaaattaaatgatatatttttatttatatataatttatatatgtttgaaaAAAAGTGTGAGGCGCAAACTCCCTCAAATACATATAACATCTGCCACTGTATTCAACATTGGAAGAGAGAAGAGATACGGAAAAATGATGGATATATAGTAAGacattatattaagaaaaagaaatatattattcatttcacgttatatataaaatataattgactTGATTGCCAAAATCTCTTTGACAGGTGAATTTGtgttaaatatgtataaaactTATAAAGAATAACAACTTAcatgtaaaacattttttttttttaattttaaacaattcaaatcaCATGTaatacatattttgtttttatatataaataacttatacCATATAACTAAGTCACCCATGTTCTAAATAtcatagaaataaaaatgataattatttaaataacttaaCAAATTATATGACTAATTAAGAACGCtttcaatatcaattatataaGTAACATACTAAATTTTAAGTAATTCAAACAACCCTCATTTTAGAAGCTTGAAGAACATCtataacaaaaaatacattattatcTAAACAAGTTCttcatcttaaattttaatcttaCAATGCTACATAAATTAAAACACTTGATACAAAAACTTCATTCCAaccttaaaatattattgatgtgACTTTGACCACTTGCCTTAATCTTTAAAGCTTACCTAACCTCGTTTACTaatacttaataatttttttattaatggatGAGAGCATGAATAAGATAAAAGCTTCTCAATAGCATAatcaatacataaaaaattaaagaaaccaatagaagaaaaaaaaaagttaagactTAAGAAGCTAAAGAACATGTTTAAAGGacataaaatagaaatcaaaCTATCCTTTTTAGATGgtagagaaagagaaaattatgAATTGTATTGTATGAAAGTGCAGAGAAACAAAATACTGAATCAAATTGAACCTTCATTGTAATTTATACACCCCCAATAATCGAATCAACGTGTTATACCTATTTACTCCACATAGGAAATTTTAAACATTAGGAAGAATAAATGACCCAATGTTGACCATCAATATTTACCTTCAGATTGTGAACTTTAGCAAACAGATCAACGGCTCTCCGAACCCCTCTATTATCTGCTGCAGTGAAATAATCGTGCCCGAAAATAACCCCCCCGGGTCGGAGGATCCGAAAGCCCCGGTTGATATCAGCCCAAGCAGACAAAAAATCGTGACCCGCATCGATCTCAACTAAATCCGCGTACACGCCCCACTCGCAAAACAACATCAGGGTCGACCCGCTTGAAAACGGAACAGGTAAAACTGACCCGGTTTGGTTAAAAGTGACCACGTTCTGAAGGAACTGGTAAAAGAGCCAAACGTCACCGTTTTCCATGGGTATGTTCATGAACCGCTCTCTGAACCCGGCCCAGCCGCGAAAGTCGTCCACGCAGAGGATCTGAGTTTGCAGACCGAGTTGGCGAGTCAACTCAGCCATGTGAATCGCCGACGCGCCGAGGAACGTACCAACTTCAACGACGGTCCGCGGCCGCACGCGGCGGATGAGGTTCTCGAACACAGCACCGGTGGAGCCCCAACCCTTCACCCTCTTCGTCCGCCGCAGCTTCTCCGCCGCGTGCGGCGGCGGGAAATTGTCAAACGGCGAGGTGCCGTTGAAGAGGCGGTCCACGAGAGTCCGTCGGATTGTCTCCGGCGGAATTGGATCGGCGCAGCGAGTGGTGATTCGGAACGGGTTCAACTCGGTGGTGTTGATTGCGAAACGAATATCAGGTTCTGGTaattgtggtggtggtgatgacgGTGCGAGTGGTAATGAAGTGGAAGCAGGGTGGTGGGATAAGTAACCCAAGGAGTAGGTTAGcagaagaagaataaaatacGCTGCGGGTTTTGCCGTTTTGATGATCTTAGGTTGTAACGAAGGTGAAAGTTTTCTACTGGCATAGTGTTGCTCAGTTTTCATGTTTGTAAAGATTTGTTTTCGGAGAATTTTAGGTTTTATGAGAAACCTTTGGTTGTCTGGTTTTGGGTTATCATAGGAAttctttgttttcctttataTGTGTTTTGGTTTGGACATGAGTGCCA
Coding sequences:
- the LOC114166080 gene encoding uncharacterized protein LOC114166080 is translated as MKTEQHYASRKLSPSLQPKIIKTAKPAAYFILLLLTYSLGYLSHHPASTSLPLAPSSPPPQLPEPDIRFAINTTELNPFRITTRCADPIPPETIRRTLVDRLFNGTSPFDNFPPPHAAEKLRRTKRVKGWGSTGAVFENLIRRVRPRTVVEVGTFLGASAIHMAELTRQLGLQTQILCVDDFRGWAGFRERFMNIPMENGDVWLFYQFLQNVVTFNQTGSVLPVPFSSGSTLMLFCEWGVYADLVEIDAGHDFLSAWADINRGFRILRPGGVIFGHDYFTAADNRGVRRAVDLFAKVHNLKVNIDGQHWVIYSS